A region of Thermobifida halotolerans DNA encodes the following proteins:
- a CDS encoding DUF3040 domain-containing protein, translating into MPLSEHEQRMLEQIERALYAEDPKFANTVRQTNPQVHYKRRLVKASIGFVVGIGLLLGGMVFQTVLVSVVGFIIMLVCALWGLSGWRRAAGGGSVKADKGSKQRRQRPGVMDRFEERWRRRQEGDQ; encoded by the coding sequence GTGCCGCTCTCTGAACACGAGCAGCGCATGCTCGAACAGATCGAGCGGGCGCTGTATGCGGAGGACCCGAAGTTCGCCAACACCGTCCGGCAGACGAACCCGCAGGTCCACTACAAGCGCCGGCTCGTCAAGGCGTCGATCGGTTTCGTGGTCGGCATCGGCCTTCTCCTGGGAGGCATGGTCTTCCAGACGGTGCTGGTCAGCGTCGTCGGTTTCATCATCATGCTGGTGTGTGCGCTGTGGGGGTTGTCCGGGTGGCGGCGCGCCGCCGGTGGCGGCTCCGTCAAGGCCGACAAGGGGTCGAAGCAGCGTAGGCAGCGCCCCGGAGTGATGGACCGGTTCGAGGAGCGCTGGCGTCGCCGTCAGGAAGGCGATCAGTAG
- a CDS encoding AAA family ATPase, producing MPDRKPPQITRIRVRNYRALRDVDIKDLRPFTVLVGPNGSGKSTLFDVFAFLSECFTDGVRRACDRRGGLPELFSRGSSGPLEIEITYQSDVRIGGRPRRRTLSYLLSLDQKRGRAVVDREVLRWSISPGPGRPNHIIDFRQGRGKVADEESGVTAEQELAASDVLAVSALGQLRNHPRVVALKEFVSGWYLSYLSVDDERKPPQAGPQEHLSRSGDNLSNVLQYLKEEHPERLNTVIDQLRRAIPALGEVTYQTSPDGRLILMMRDEPFDQPVLAHFVSDGTLKMLSYLVIFSDPDIAPFIGVEEPENFLYPHLLPGLASLCREAASRSQILVTTHSPEFVDECQPTEVLALYRGEDGYTRVVRPHLIEAVNAMMDSGARLGWLWEAGYFEELPKPRTVVRDSGDEE from the coding sequence ATGCCTGACCGCAAACCTCCGCAGATCACCCGGATCAGGGTGCGCAACTACCGGGCGCTGCGGGACGTCGACATCAAGGATCTGCGCCCCTTCACCGTGCTGGTCGGCCCCAACGGCAGCGGCAAGTCGACACTGTTCGACGTCTTCGCGTTCCTCAGCGAGTGCTTCACCGACGGGGTCCGTAGGGCCTGCGACCGGCGCGGCGGGCTACCCGAACTGTTCTCCCGGGGTTCTTCTGGTCCGTTGGAGATTGAGATCACCTACCAGAGCGACGTCCGTATCGGGGGAAGACCACGGCGGCGTACACTCTCCTACCTGTTGTCCCTGGACCAGAAGAGGGGAAGGGCCGTGGTCGACCGGGAGGTGCTCCGCTGGAGCATCTCGCCCGGCCCCGGACGCCCCAACCACATCATCGACTTCCGTCAAGGGCGGGGAAAGGTCGCCGACGAGGAATCGGGAGTCACAGCCGAACAGGAACTGGCCGCCTCCGACGTGCTTGCGGTGAGCGCTCTGGGACAGTTGCGCAACCATCCGAGGGTGGTCGCGCTAAAGGAGTTCGTCTCCGGCTGGTACCTGTCCTATCTGAGCGTCGACGACGAGCGCAAGCCCCCCCAGGCGGGGCCACAGGAGCATCTCAGCCGCTCCGGGGACAACCTCAGCAACGTCCTGCAGTATCTGAAGGAGGAGCACCCTGAGCGGCTGAACACGGTGATCGACCAACTGCGTCGGGCGATTCCCGCTCTAGGAGAGGTGACCTACCAGACGTCGCCGGATGGCCGACTCATTCTCATGATGCGGGATGAACCGTTCGACCAGCCGGTCCTGGCTCACTTCGTCTCGGACGGCACCCTCAAGATGCTCTCCTATCTAGTCATCTTCTCCGACCCGGACATCGCGCCGTTCATCGGGGTGGAGGAGCCCGAGAACTTCCTCTACCCGCACTTGCTGCCAGGGTTGGCGAGTCTGTGCCGGGAGGCCGCATCGAGGTCGCAGATTCTCGTGACTACCCATTCTCCGGAGTTCGTGGACGAGTGCCAGCCCACCGAGGTGCTGGCTCTCTACAGAGGGGAGGACGGCTACACCCGGGTGGTCCGCCCCCACCTCATCGAGGCGGTGAACGCGATGATGGACAGCGGAGCGAGGCTCGGGTGGCTATGGGAGGCCGGGTACTTCGAAGAGCTTCCCAAACCGAGAACCGTCGTGAGGGATTCCGGAGACGAGGAGTGA
- a CDS encoding shikimate kinase → MSRPAAVLIGSPGSGKSTVGRALADRLGVDLLDTDAEIERRAGKPIGDIFVEDGEDAFRAMEREVVAEALAGATGVVALGGGSVLDERTRADLAGHHVVYLEVEFADAARRVGLDTARPLLLGNPRARLRALLQERLPIYRELATTTVSTSEYSPEEAADRIVEALEGTADA, encoded by the coding sequence ATGAGCAGACCCGCCGCGGTGCTGATCGGCTCACCCGGTTCGGGCAAGTCGACCGTGGGGCGCGCGCTGGCCGACCGGCTCGGTGTCGACCTGCTCGACACCGACGCCGAGATCGAACGGCGCGCGGGCAAACCCATCGGCGACATCTTCGTCGAGGACGGCGAGGACGCGTTCCGGGCGATGGAACGCGAGGTCGTGGCCGAGGCGCTGGCCGGGGCGACCGGGGTGGTGGCGCTGGGCGGCGGCTCGGTGCTGGACGAGCGCACCCGCGCCGACCTGGCCGGGCACCACGTCGTCTACCTGGAGGTGGAGTTCGCCGACGCGGCCAGGCGGGTGGGCCTCGACACCGCGCGCCCGCTGCTGCTGGGCAACCCGCGTGCCCGCCTGAGGGCCCTGCTCCAGGAACGGCTGCCCATCTACCGGGAGCTGGCCACGACCACCGTGTCCACCAGCGAGTACTCGCCCGAGGAGGCCGCCGACCGGATCGTCGAGGCCCTGGAGGGCACCGCCGATGCCTGA
- the nusB gene encoding transcription antitermination factor NusB translates to MRGSRHKARLRAVEVLYEAEVRGVPVSEVVRRRRAQSEPPINEFTERLAGEVEEHRGRIDELLGAYAIGWTLERMPVVDRNILRVGAYELLWAEDIPDGVAIAEAVAMAKELSTEESPVFVNGLLSRLMENKASLSL, encoded by the coding sequence ATGCGCGGGTCACGGCACAAGGCCCGGCTGCGCGCGGTCGAGGTCCTCTACGAGGCCGAGGTCCGCGGTGTCCCCGTCTCCGAGGTGGTCCGACGCCGTCGCGCGCAGAGCGAACCGCCGATCAACGAGTTCACCGAGCGGCTCGCCGGCGAGGTGGAGGAGCACCGCGGGCGGATCGACGAACTGCTGGGGGCCTACGCCATCGGCTGGACACTGGAGCGCATGCCGGTGGTCGACCGCAACATCCTGCGGGTCGGGGCCTACGAACTGCTGTGGGCCGAGGACATCCCCGACGGGGTGGCGATCGCGGAAGCGGTGGCGATGGCCAAGGAGCTGTCCACCGAAGAGTCGCCGGTCTTCGTCAACGGCCTGCTCTCCCGGCTGATGGAGAACAAGGCCTCGCTGTCGCTGTAG
- a CDS encoding transglutaminaseTgpA domain-containing protein yields the protein MRSSTDALARTLLSLATAVHALCALPLLGPVFGDAEWWTGPVTAVAAIAAVGAAAQWTRVPATVTSVLQLVALVMAVTGRYAPDAALLRTVPTPAAVARLVDLLFAGVSDIRTNVIPVPATDGIVLLVTLLLGVLLVSAHLMAVTLRVPGLAGAALLSLVAVPLTVHPRGVGGGAFAVAAAGFLLLLAVDSAARTASWGVRVPPRDRRGGRRWTAAASALRGLGAVGIAGTSVVLALLVPALVPTMTSDSVFSLVGQLRGDGQTVTTVDPLTSLRGTLTSGGDRRVLEYRTADRSPEYLRTHVLDAFDGENWTMSPVRADAGDRVEGPLPRVPGFAGEAAPGTVTTDVTVSADARGMDFLPLPYPSSTVRVAGEWYVDPDTLMVFSPHGEAAGLTYRVTSGFPEPREEDLRAAAPSAPGIDRRYLAPPSLSEEVTRLVEQVVADADTSFDRAVALQDWFTGGGFDYDLNPPRVPGGTDPLAHFLLQSRTGYCQHFASAMAATARHLGIPARVAVGYTPGEHVGSDRWVVRESDAHAWPELYFEGYGWLRFEPTPGEGQPTAAVPDYATPGPAEPTAADADGAEESVESAAPESAPPDEGAAAEQNPAPEERPTADGPAGDGVPGAVAAVSALTVLSAVPALLRHLVRGLRWRRARDAASLARSAWLELRDDLLDLGRPWNPAHSPRAVERALVEDGRLDADARAALHRVVAAVEAVHYAPGPFTVPHLAGDSRTVRRALTAASPPLSRVLALLLPRSLWWAARTAEPRRVRRP from the coding sequence GTGAGATCCTCGACGGACGCGCTCGCCCGCACCCTGCTCTCGCTGGCCACCGCGGTCCACGCGCTGTGCGCGCTGCCCCTGCTCGGCCCGGTGTTCGGTGACGCCGAATGGTGGACGGGACCGGTCACGGCGGTCGCCGCCATCGCCGCCGTGGGCGCGGCGGCGCAGTGGACGCGTGTCCCCGCGACGGTGACGTCCGTCCTGCAACTGGTCGCGCTGGTGATGGCGGTGACCGGCCGCTACGCACCCGACGCCGCGCTGCTGCGGACCGTTCCCACTCCGGCGGCGGTGGCGCGACTGGTCGACCTGCTCTTCGCGGGCGTGTCCGACATCCGGACCAACGTCATACCGGTCCCCGCCACCGACGGAATCGTCCTGCTGGTGACGCTGCTGCTGGGTGTGCTCCTGGTCTCCGCGCACCTGATGGCGGTCACGCTGCGCGTGCCGGGGCTGGCCGGAGCCGCCCTGCTGTCCCTGGTCGCCGTTCCGCTGACGGTGCACCCCCGGGGGGTGGGAGGGGGCGCATTCGCCGTGGCCGCCGCGGGATTCCTGCTGCTGCTCGCCGTGGACTCCGCGGCCCGGACGGCGTCCTGGGGGGTGCGGGTCCCGCCGCGGGACCGCCGCGGCGGGCGCCGGTGGACGGCCGCCGCGTCGGCGCTGCGGGGACTCGGCGCGGTCGGGATCGCCGGAACGTCCGTGGTGCTGGCCCTGCTGGTGCCCGCGCTCGTCCCCACGATGACCAGCGACTCGGTGTTCTCCCTGGTCGGACAGTTGCGCGGGGACGGGCAGACCGTGACCACGGTGGACCCGCTGACCAGTCTGCGCGGCACTCTGACCTCGGGGGGCGACCGCCGGGTTCTGGAGTACCGCACCGCCGACCGCAGCCCCGAGTACCTGCGGACGCACGTGCTCGACGCCTTCGACGGCGAGAACTGGACGATGTCGCCGGTGCGGGCGGACGCGGGCGACCGGGTCGAGGGCCCGCTCCCCCGGGTGCCGGGCTTCGCCGGCGAGGCCGCCCCGGGCACGGTGACCACGGACGTCACCGTGTCCGCCGACGCGCGGGGGATGGACTTCCTCCCGCTGCCCTATCCCAGCAGCACGGTGCGGGTGGCCGGGGAGTGGTACGTGGACCCCGACACGCTCATGGTGTTCTCCCCCCACGGGGAGGCGGCCGGGCTCACCTACCGGGTGACCAGCGGCTTCCCCGAGCCCCGGGAGGAGGACCTGCGTGCGGCCGCCCCCTCGGCCCCCGGGATCGACCGGCGCTACCTGGCCCCGCCCTCCCTCTCCGAGGAGGTGACACGGCTGGTCGAGCAGGTCGTCGCCGACGCCGACACCTCCTTCGACCGGGCGGTCGCCCTCCAGGACTGGTTCACCGGCGGCGGCTTCGACTACGACCTGAACCCGCCGCGGGTGCCCGGGGGCACCGACCCGCTCGCCCACTTCCTGCTGCAGAGCCGGACCGGTTACTGCCAGCACTTCGCCTCGGCCATGGCGGCCACGGCCCGGCACCTCGGCATCCCCGCACGGGTCGCGGTGGGCTACACCCCCGGCGAGCACGTCGGCTCCGACCGCTGGGTGGTGCGGGAGAGCGACGCCCACGCCTGGCCGGAGCTGTACTTCGAGGGGTACGGCTGGCTGCGTTTCGAGCCGACCCCCGGGGAGGGGCAGCCGACCGCCGCGGTCCCCGACTACGCCACGCCCGGTCCCGCGGAGCCGACCGCCGCGGACGCGGACGGCGCCGAGGAGTCCGTGGAGTCCGCCGCTCCGGAGTCGGCGCCTCCCGACGAGGGGGCCGCCGCCGAGCAGAACCCGGCTCCCGAGGAGCGCCCCACTGCCGACGGCCCCGCCGGGGACGGCGTCCCGGGAGCGGTCGCGGCGGTCTCGGCGCTCACCGTCCTGTCGGCCGTGCCCGCGCTGCTGCGGCACCTGGTGCGCGGACTGCGGTGGCGGCGGGCCCGCGACGCGGCCTCCCTGGCCCGCTCCGCGTGGCTGGAGCTCCGTGACGACCTGCTGGACCTGGGGCGGCCGTGGAACCCGGCGCACAGTCCGCGCGCCGTGGAACGCGCCCTGGTCGAGGACGGCCGACTGGACGCGGACGCGCGTGCGGCACTGCACCGCGTCGTGGCGGCCGTGGAGGCCGTCCACTACGCCCCCGGACCGTTCACCGTCCCCCACCTGGCCGGTGACAGCCGCACCGTGCGGCGGGCCCTGACCGCGGCGTCCCCGCCGCTGTCCCGTGTGCTGGCGCTGCTGCTGCCCCGGTCACTGTGGTGGGCCGCGCGGACGGCGGAGCCGCGCCGCGTCAGGCGGCCCTGA
- a CDS encoding class I SAM-dependent methyltransferase, with protein sequence MDSSTVGSRRAASAARTAVVWEALTAELARAAEEFDGPLEIVDAGGGTGGAAVPLAGLGHHVTVVDPNPDSLAALERRAAEAGVRVRAVQGDTRDLRDLLPESHAHLVLVHNVLEYVDDPLVALRDVVSATRPGGVVSVMAANAVAAVLHRSLAGHLADALALLESPEGRWGPNDPMPRRFTVARLTALAREAGLARTELRGVRVLGDLLPGRVFEDPQTPDVLVALEKAASAHTELSGVATQLHLLARRPS encoded by the coding sequence GTGGACTCCTCCACCGTCGGCTCCCGGCGTGCCGCCAGTGCCGCGCGCACCGCAGTGGTCTGGGAGGCACTGACCGCCGAACTGGCGCGTGCGGCCGAGGAGTTCGACGGCCCTCTGGAGATCGTCGACGCGGGCGGCGGCACCGGTGGCGCCGCTGTTCCTCTCGCCGGTCTCGGCCACCACGTGACGGTTGTCGACCCCAACCCCGACTCCCTGGCGGCGCTGGAGCGCCGCGCGGCCGAGGCCGGGGTGCGGGTGCGCGCGGTCCAGGGCGACACCCGGGACCTGCGCGACCTGCTGCCCGAGTCCCACGCCCACCTGGTTCTCGTCCACAACGTCCTGGAGTACGTGGACGACCCGCTGGTCGCGCTGCGTGACGTCGTCTCCGCCACCCGCCCCGGGGGAGTGGTCAGCGTCATGGCGGCCAACGCCGTGGCGGCGGTGCTGCACCGGTCACTGGCCGGGCACCTCGCCGACGCGTTGGCGCTGCTGGAGTCGCCCGAGGGCCGGTGGGGGCCGAACGATCCGATGCCGCGCCGCTTCACCGTCGCACGGCTCACCGCCCTGGCCCGGGAGGCGGGACTCGCCCGGACCGAGCTGCGCGGGGTGCGGGTGCTGGGCGACCTGCTGCCCGGCCGGGTGTTCGAGGACCCGCAGACCCCCGACGTCCTGGTGGCCCTGGAGAAGGCGGCGTCGGCGCACACGGAACTGTCGGGCGTCGCCACCCAACTGCACCTGCTGGCGCGGCGCCCCTCCTGA
- the aroB gene encoding 3-dehydroquinate synthase has protein sequence MTVTRIGVGGTSAPYDVVVGNGILAELPGLVGQKARRVAVVHPEPLGSIAHPVCEALRSAGYEVHPLAVPDGEAAKDVSVAARLWADLGGAAFTRTDVVVGVGGGATTDLAGFVAATWLRGVRVVLVPTTLLGMVDAAVGGKTGINTAEGKNLVGAFHPPAGVLCDLDTLPSLPRADYVGGLAEIVKAGFIADPVILDLIEADPEAATGPDGKHTRELVERAIAVKADVVSSDLRESGRREILNYGHTLGHAIERAENYTFRHGYAVAVGMVFAAELARLDGRIDEAAVRRHRDILTSVGLPVRYDAAAWPALRDTMRVDKKARGATLRFVVLDDIAAPAILAGPSDTLLAEAYRAVSGAAPDVPDTH, from the coding sequence ATGACGGTCACCCGCATCGGAGTCGGAGGCACCTCCGCGCCCTACGACGTGGTCGTGGGCAACGGCATCCTGGCGGAACTGCCCGGACTGGTCGGGCAGAAGGCCCGGCGGGTCGCGGTCGTCCACCCCGAGCCGCTCGGTTCCATCGCCCATCCGGTGTGCGAGGCGCTGCGCTCGGCCGGGTACGAGGTCCACCCGCTGGCCGTCCCCGACGGCGAGGCGGCCAAGGACGTGTCGGTGGCCGCGCGGCTGTGGGCGGACCTCGGCGGGGCCGCCTTCACCCGCACCGACGTGGTCGTGGGCGTCGGCGGAGGCGCCACCACCGACCTGGCCGGGTTCGTCGCGGCGACCTGGCTGCGCGGGGTGCGTGTGGTCCTGGTGCCCACCACCCTGCTGGGCATGGTCGACGCCGCGGTCGGCGGCAAGACCGGCATCAACACCGCCGAGGGCAAGAACCTCGTCGGCGCGTTCCATCCGCCCGCCGGGGTGCTGTGCGACCTCGACACGCTGCCCTCCCTGCCGCGCGCGGACTACGTCGGCGGGCTCGCCGAGATCGTCAAGGCCGGGTTCATCGCCGACCCGGTCATCCTGGACCTGATCGAGGCCGACCCCGAGGCCGCCACCGGACCCGACGGCAAGCACACCCGCGAACTCGTGGAGCGCGCCATCGCGGTCAAGGCCGACGTGGTCTCCTCCGACCTGCGGGAGAGCGGCCGCCGCGAGATCCTCAACTACGGGCACACCCTCGGCCACGCCATCGAACGCGCCGAGAACTACACCTTCCGCCACGGCTACGCGGTCGCCGTCGGCATGGTCTTCGCCGCCGAACTGGCCCGCCTGGACGGCCGCATCGACGAGGCCGCCGTGCGGCGGCACCGCGACATCCTGACCTCGGTCGGGCTGCCGGTGCGCTACGACGCCGCGGCCTGGCCCGCCCTGCGCGACACGATGCGGGTGGACAAGAAGGCCCGCGGCGCGACCCTGCGTTTCGTCGTCCTCGACGACATCGCCGCACCCGCCATCCTGGCCGGTCCCTCCGACACGCTGCTGGCCGAGGCCTACCGGGCGGTGAGTGGCGCCGCGCCGGACGTGCCCGACACCCACTAG
- the efp gene encoding elongation factor P has translation MATTNDLKNGMTLRLDGGELWNVVEFQHVKPGKGGAFVRTKLKNVTSGKVVDKTFNAGVKVEIANVDRREMQYLYNDGDSYIFMDTQTYDQIYVPREVVGDNANYLLESAIVTVAINEGTPLYIDLPAAVELTVSQTDPGLQGDRSTGGTKPATLETGAVIQVPLFVATGDRVKVDTRSGEYLGRAN, from the coding sequence GTGGCGACGACGAACGACCTCAAGAACGGCATGACCCTCAGGCTCGACGGTGGTGAGCTGTGGAACGTCGTTGAATTCCAGCACGTCAAGCCGGGCAAGGGCGGCGCTTTTGTGCGCACCAAGCTGAAGAACGTCACCTCCGGCAAGGTCGTGGACAAGACCTTCAACGCCGGCGTCAAGGTCGAGATCGCCAACGTCGACCGTCGCGAGATGCAGTACCTCTACAACGACGGCGACTCCTACATCTTCATGGACACCCAGACCTACGACCAGATCTACGTCCCCCGCGAGGTCGTCGGCGACAACGCCAACTACCTGCTGGAGAGCGCCATCGTGACCGTCGCGATCAACGAGGGCACCCCGCTCTACATCGACCTGCCCGCCGCGGTCGAGCTGACCGTCTCCCAGACCGACCCCGGCCTGCAGGGCGACCGCTCCACCGGCGGCACCAAGCCCGCCACGCTGGAGACCGGCGCCGTCATCCAGGTGCCGCTGTTCGTGGCCACCGGCGACAGGGTCAAGGTCGACACCCGTTCTGGCGAATACCTGGGCCGCGCCAACTGA
- a CDS encoding DNA polymerase IV, which yields MRGVMTEHGIAPLTGQPVDDADCTVLHIDMDAFFTSVEELRRPEVRGRPVIVGGTGARGVVAAANYPARRHGVHSAMPMARALRLCPGAVVFPPDGETYRRVSARVMDILRSITPQVERLSVDEAFLDVAGAHRRLGGGPEHIARLVRARVRAEEGLTCSVGVAATKFVAKLASTRCKPDGLLLVPTAHVTAFLHPLPVGALWGVGDRTEQALRRMGLRTVGDVAHTPPDTLRHELGQALGGQLAELAWGRDPRPVTAETTDKSVSTEETFDTDIRDPEAIRRELLRLAEKVARRLRAGGHAGRTVGVKLRRSDFGTVTRSRTLSEPTDVAREIFAVARELYAASGLPGTPLRLVGIRMEGLVPADQVHHQLALDEHEQEWRTVERLQDEVVRRFGSGALGPASLAFRDEDDV from the coding sequence ATGCGCGGTGTGATGACCGAGCACGGCATCGCCCCCCTGACCGGGCAGCCCGTCGACGACGCCGACTGCACCGTGCTGCACATCGACATGGACGCCTTCTTCACCAGCGTCGAGGAGCTGCGCCGCCCCGAGGTGCGGGGGCGTCCGGTGATCGTGGGCGGCACCGGGGCGCGCGGTGTGGTCGCCGCGGCCAACTATCCGGCCCGGCGCCACGGCGTGCACTCGGCGATGCCCATGGCGCGGGCGTTGCGGCTGTGCCCCGGCGCGGTCGTCTTCCCGCCCGACGGCGAGACCTACCGGCGGGTCTCCGCCCGGGTCATGGACATCCTGCGGTCGATCACGCCCCAGGTGGAGCGGCTCTCGGTCGACGAGGCGTTCCTGGACGTGGCGGGGGCGCACCGTCGGCTGGGCGGCGGTCCGGAACACATCGCCCGGCTCGTCCGCGCGAGAGTCCGCGCCGAGGAGGGGCTCACCTGCTCGGTCGGGGTGGCGGCCACCAAGTTCGTCGCCAAACTCGCCTCCACCCGCTGCAAACCCGACGGCCTGCTGCTGGTCCCCACCGCGCACGTCACCGCGTTCCTGCACCCGCTGCCGGTCGGCGCGCTGTGGGGGGTGGGCGACCGCACCGAGCAGGCCCTCAGACGCATGGGACTGCGCACCGTCGGCGACGTCGCGCACACCCCGCCCGACACGCTCCGCCACGAACTGGGCCAGGCGCTGGGCGGCCAGCTCGCCGAACTGGCGTGGGGACGTGATCCGCGTCCCGTCACCGCCGAGACCACCGACAAGAGCGTCAGCACGGAGGAGACCTTCGACACCGACATCCGCGATCCCGAGGCGATCCGCCGGGAGCTGCTGCGGCTGGCCGAGAAGGTCGCGCGCCGGCTGCGCGCGGGCGGACACGCCGGACGTACGGTGGGGGTCAAGCTGCGCCGCTCCGACTTCGGCACCGTCACCCGGTCCCGCACCCTGTCCGAGCCCACCGACGTGGCCCGGGAGATCTTCGCGGTGGCCAGGGAGCTCTACGCGGCGTCCGGACTACCGGGAACCCCGCTGCGTCTGGTGGGTATCAGAATGGAGGGACTGGTCCCCGCGGACCAGGTCCACCACCAGTTGGCGCTGGACGAGCACGAACAGGAGTGGCGGACGGTCGAGAGACTCCAGGACGAGGTGGTCCGGCGCTTCGGCAGCGGAGCACTCGGACCGGCGTCGTTGGCCTTCCGTGACGAAGATGACGTATGA
- the aroC gene encoding chorismate synthase yields MLRWLTAGESHGPALVAIVEGLPAGVSVTSDDIAAALLRRRAGYGRGARMKFEKDEVSLIGGIRHGRTLGGPVAIEVGNTEWPKWEKVMSPDPVPAEELEGVARNAPLTRPRPGHADFVGMQKYGYDEARPILERASARETAARVAAGEVARRFLRQALGVEILSHVVAMGSVSVPDDASAPGPGDLARVDADPVRCFDPGTSARMVAEVDDTRKTGDTLGGVVEVLAYGLPPGLGSHVHWDRRLDARVAGALMGIQAIKGVEFGDGFRTAARRGSAAHDEIEPGPDGVRRRTNRAGGVEGGMSTGDPLRVRAAMKPIATVPRALDTVDVVTGEPAQAHHQRSDVTAVPAAGVVAEAMVALVLAEAAIEKFGGDSVAETARNLRGYLDSLTVR; encoded by the coding sequence ATGTTGCGCTGGCTGACCGCTGGGGAGTCCCACGGACCGGCACTCGTCGCGATCGTGGAGGGCCTACCGGCCGGCGTGTCCGTCACCTCGGACGACATCGCCGCCGCGCTGCTCCGCCGCCGCGCCGGGTACGGCCGGGGCGCCCGTATGAAATTCGAGAAGGACGAGGTCTCCCTCATCGGAGGCATCCGACACGGCCGAACCCTGGGCGGCCCCGTGGCCATCGAGGTGGGCAACACCGAGTGGCCCAAGTGGGAGAAGGTCATGTCTCCCGACCCGGTGCCCGCCGAGGAGTTGGAGGGGGTCGCGCGCAACGCGCCGCTGACCCGACCCCGCCCCGGACACGCCGACTTCGTCGGCATGCAGAAGTACGGCTACGACGAGGCCCGCCCGATCCTGGAGCGCGCCAGCGCCCGCGAGACCGCCGCCCGCGTCGCCGCCGGCGAGGTCGCCCGCCGCTTCCTCCGCCAGGCGCTCGGCGTCGAGATCCTCAGCCACGTGGTCGCGATGGGCAGCGTCAGCGTGCCCGACGACGCATCCGCCCCCGGCCCCGGCGACCTCGCCCGCGTGGACGCCGACCCGGTCCGCTGCTTCGACCCCGGGACCAGCGCCCGCATGGTCGCCGAGGTCGACGACACCCGCAAGACCGGCGACACCCTCGGTGGCGTCGTCGAGGTCCTCGCCTACGGGCTGCCGCCCGGCCTGGGCAGCCACGTCCACTGGGACCGCCGCCTCGACGCGCGCGTGGCCGGGGCGCTCATGGGCATCCAGGCCATCAAGGGCGTGGAGTTCGGTGACGGCTTCCGCACCGCGGCGCGCCGCGGTTCCGCCGCCCACGACGAGATCGAACCCGGCCCCGACGGCGTGCGCCGCCGCACCAACCGCGCGGGCGGCGTCGAGGGCGGCATGAGCACCGGCGACCCGCTGCGCGTGCGTGCCGCCATGAAGCCCATCGCCACCGTGCCCCGCGCCCTGGACACCGTCGACGTGGTCACCGGCGAGCCCGCGCAGGCCCACCACCAGCGCAGCGACGTCACCGCGGTCCCCGCCGCGGGCGTGGTCGCCGAGGCCATGGTCGCGCTGGTGCTGGCCGAGGCGGCGATCGAGAAGTTCGGCGGGGACTCGGTCGCCGAGACCGCCCGCAACCTGCGCGGCTACCTGGACTCGCTGACCGTCCGGTGA
- a CDS encoding DUF4276 family protein: MTGKKAGSGKPGNRSRVQLEVLVEEPSAHCLLNKALGGWIGADHVQVGIRKFRGKPDLLDRLPVLMAGYARQRREGKDVRVVVLVDKDEDDCRKLKTEMDAIARRAGMVPDGVSRCVVNRIAVRELENWYFGDWEAVCAAFPKVRSKVPAPYSSTPDATAKKTSEVFERVLRQNGIRNSSKPDWAERMAPKMVPSRNRSVSFRVFIEGVRRLVEQS, from the coding sequence GTGACGGGGAAGAAAGCCGGTAGTGGAAAGCCGGGAAACCGTTCCCGTGTCCAGTTGGAGGTCCTCGTCGAGGAGCCGTCGGCACACTGCCTGCTGAACAAGGCCCTGGGAGGATGGATCGGAGCCGATCACGTGCAGGTCGGGATCCGCAAGTTCCGAGGCAAGCCCGACCTGCTGGATCGGCTTCCGGTGCTCATGGCCGGATATGCCCGGCAGCGTCGGGAGGGGAAGGACGTCCGAGTCGTCGTCCTGGTGGACAAAGACGAAGACGACTGCCGGAAACTGAAGACGGAAATGGATGCGATCGCCCGGAGGGCGGGCATGGTGCCCGACGGCGTTTCCCGCTGTGTCGTCAACCGGATCGCCGTGCGGGAACTGGAGAATTGGTACTTCGGCGACTGGGAGGCGGTGTGCGCGGCCTTCCCCAAGGTGCGGTCGAAGGTTCCGGCCCCGTACTCCTCCACGCCCGACGCCACGGCGAAGAAGACTTCGGAGGTCTTCGAACGCGTTCTCCGGCAGAACGGGATCAGGAACTCCAGCAAACCGGACTGGGCCGAACGGATGGCTCCGAAGATGGTCCCCTCGCGTAACCGTTCCGTCAGCTTCCGGGTGTTCATCGAAGGCGTACGTCGACTGGTGGAGCAATCATGA